A single window of Flavobacterium sp. 140616W15 DNA harbors:
- a CDS encoding energy transducer TonB, giving the protein MKLDIIKNQWLDIVFEGRNKIYGAYELRKSNQKTTVRALIIGSIIFSLLIAAPVIANLLPDSKTEDGPKDIKITTVKLPPKKEEIKPNLPPPPPPPPKVDQVKFVKPVVAKANEVTEEPPKLVELKEKKIGAETIKGDPDAVLTVEPVGTGTAAVVEEDNQVYNTAGIEVKPEFPGGIEKFYKFVANNYRTPEEEGLKGKVYVTFVVEKDGSLTDIKVLRDIGYGTGPEAIRVLKKCPKWNPGEQNGKKVRVLYSLPITIQTAE; this is encoded by the coding sequence ATGAAATTAGATATTATAAAAAACCAGTGGCTTGATATCGTATTCGAAGGGCGTAATAAGATATATGGTGCATATGAGCTAAGAAAATCTAATCAGAAAACTACGGTAAGAGCGCTTATCATAGGGTCTATTATTTTTTCACTTCTTATTGCTGCTCCAGTTATCGCGAACCTTTTGCCAGATTCTAAAACAGAAGATGGTCCTAAGGATATTAAGATTACCACTGTAAAATTACCTCCTAAGAAAGAGGAAATTAAACCTAATCTTCCGCCTCCACCACCGCCACCTCCAAAAGTGGATCAAGTGAAGTTTGTGAAGCCTGTTGTAGCAAAAGCTAATGAAGTAACTGAAGAGCCACCAAAATTAGTGGAGCTTAAAGAGAAAAAAATTGGTGCTGAAACTATTAAAGGAGATCCAGATGCAGTATTAACTGTAGAACCAGTAGGTACAGGAACTGCTGCAGTAGTTGAAGAAGATAACCAAGTGTATAACACTGCAGGTATCGAAGTTAAACCAGAATTCCCTGGAGGAATTGAAAAATTCTACAAATTTGTAGCTAATAATTATAGAACTCCAGAAGAAGAAGGTTTAAAAGGTAAAGTTTACGTTACTTTCGTAGTTGAAAAAGACGGATCATTAACAGACATTAAAGTTTTAAGAGATATAGGTTACGGAACGGGACCAGAGGCTATTAGAGTTTTAAAGAAGTGTCCAAAATGGAACCCTGGAGAACAAAATGGTAAAAAAGTTAGAGTATTATACTCTCTTCCTATTACTATCCAAACTGCAGAGTAA
- a CDS encoding PstS family phosphate ABC transporter substrate-binding protein: MFKNSKVLLLVVLGFLFVTCNQKEKGKNEKETILKGSMDIAVDETLVPIVEDQVAVFEGTYDAKITIKPKSEAEIINDLLNQKTSVAFTARDLTKEERDVFNKKKIVPKVTPVAIDAIAFISNKDNNDTLIALKSVINFMQGKPEANIKGLVFDNPNSSTLRYLKTLAEIKDVPKEGVFSFKTNEEVIKFVSENKGMIGVVGVNWLSQPSPELKKYVAKVNVLSVKGLKSDKFIAPTQNNIAEETYPLARDLYIINCQGYSGLGIGFASFVGGDIGQRIVLKSGLLPIRVPGRKLNIRNEIIKEKE; this comes from the coding sequence ATGTTTAAGAATAGTAAAGTTTTGTTATTAGTAGTATTGGGTTTCTTGTTTGTTACTTGTAATCAGAAAGAGAAGGGTAAAAATGAAAAAGAAACTATACTTAAAGGCAGTATGGATATTGCTGTAGATGAAACATTGGTTCCCATTGTTGAAGATCAGGTAGCTGTTTTTGAAGGAACTTATGATGCAAAAATTACTATCAAGCCTAAATCTGAAGCTGAAATTATTAATGATTTATTGAATCAAAAAACTTCTGTTGCTTTTACTGCACGTGATTTAACTAAAGAAGAGAGAGACGTTTTTAATAAAAAGAAAATAGTACCTAAAGTAACGCCAGTTGCTATAGATGCAATTGCATTTATTTCAAACAAAGACAATAATGATACTTTAATTGCGTTGAAAAGTGTAATTAATTTTATGCAAGGAAAACCTGAAGCAAATATTAAAGGATTAGTCTTTGATAATCCAAATTCGAGTACATTACGATATTTAAAAACTTTAGCAGAAATTAAAGATGTCCCTAAAGAAGGTGTTTTTTCATTTAAAACGAATGAAGAAGTGATTAAATTCGTATCCGAAAATAAGGGAATGATTGGAGTTGTTGGAGTAAATTGGTTATCACAACCTTCTCCTGAATTAAAAAAATATGTGGCTAAAGTAAATGTGTTGAGTGTAAAAGGTCTTAAAAGTGATAAATTTATAGCCCCAACTCAAAACAACATTGCAGAAGAGACTTATCCTTTGGCACGTGATTTGTATATTATAAATTGTCAAGGTTACTCTGGATTAGGTATAGGGTTTGCTTCTTTTGTTGGAGGAGATATTGGACAAAGAATAGTCTTAAAATCAGGATTATTGCCAATACGAGTTCCAGGAAGAAAGCTCAATATTAGAAATGAAATTATTAAAGAAAAAGAATAA
- a CDS encoding tetratricopeptide repeat protein, whose product MNKFKIFSVALMATAAGAYAQDISQAKKAIDAEQFEKAKTVLQSIIKAKPTDGEAPFILGNVYLSQQVADSAKIYYLNSVAASSRANLGYIGLGQLDLDNKNTTAAQANFASAIKPMKRKDVEEFVYIGRAYMNSVNPDYKSAITTLNRALAIDPQNAQVLLALGDAYYGDNNQNEAYKSYRNAFQADPTLLRAKMQLGVLLKGAKSYDEAIKAFNEVIALDANYGPVYRELAETYYKWARNKPSTREVNYKKAITNYEKYLTLTDYSIHSRMRHADFLILVEDYKALEKEANEMIKLDKVNPRIFRYLGYAAYENGNVDVAIKSLEDYVKNPSNKIIAKDYLYLGFAKIKKGTSADGASIDPAAFEAGLVEIRKAVAMEPLAVQDLGDLGKALFGKKLYKEAAALFEFGTKVPESATYLDDNVYYGLSIFYDNNKANVKPDPIALQKADAAFVNVLTASPTYQEAYLYRARTNRLLENDEVMTKNYEDYVAKTTEKGDEELAKPAVKTKFIEAYNNIAASYANTDKAKAIEYFNKTLALDPTNAYATQSLNTLK is encoded by the coding sequence ATGAATAAATTTAAAATTTTTAGTGTTGCATTAATGGCGACAGCTGCCGGAGCTTATGCGCAAGATATAAGTCAAGCTAAAAAAGCTATCGATGCTGAGCAATTTGAAAAAGCAAAAACAGTTCTACAATCAATTATTAAAGCAAAACCAACAGATGGTGAGGCTCCATTTATATTGGGTAATGTTTACTTAAGTCAACAAGTTGCTGACTCAGCTAAGATATATTATCTAAATAGTGTGGCTGCTTCTAGTCGTGCTAATCTTGGTTATATTGGTTTAGGTCAATTAGATTTAGATAACAAAAATACAACGGCCGCTCAAGCAAATTTTGCTTCTGCTATAAAGCCAATGAAAAGAAAAGATGTAGAAGAGTTTGTCTACATTGGTAGAGCATACATGAATTCTGTTAACCCAGATTACAAAAGTGCCATTACTACTTTAAACCGTGCATTAGCTATAGATCCACAAAATGCTCAAGTACTTTTAGCACTTGGTGACGCATATTATGGAGATAATAACCAAAATGAAGCTTATAAATCATACCGTAATGCATTTCAAGCTGATCCAACTTTGTTGAGAGCAAAAATGCAGCTTGGGGTATTGTTAAAAGGTGCAAAATCTTACGATGAAGCTATTAAAGCATTCAACGAAGTTATTGCTTTAGATGCTAATTATGGTCCTGTTTATAGAGAATTAGCTGAAACATATTACAAATGGGCAAGAAATAAGCCTTCTACAAGAGAAGTTAATTATAAAAAAGCGATTACTAATTACGAGAAATATCTAACTCTTACAGATTACTCTATTCATTCTAGAATGCGTCATGCAGATTTCTTAATTTTAGTTGAAGACTATAAAGCTTTAGAGAAAGAAGCGAATGAAATGATTAAGTTAGATAAAGTAAATCCTAGAATTTTTAGATATTTAGGGTATGCTGCTTATGAAAATGGTAACGTAGATGTAGCTATTAAGTCATTAGAAGATTATGTAAAAAATCCTTCAAACAAAATTATTGCTAAAGATTATTTGTATTTAGGTTTTGCAAAAATTAAAAAAGGAACAAGTGCTGATGGTGCTTCAATTGACCCAGCTGCATTCGAAGCAGGTTTAGTTGAAATTAGAAAAGCTGTAGCGATGGAACCTTTGGCAGTTCAAGATTTAGGTGATCTTGGAAAAGCATTGTTTGGTAAAAAACTATATAAAGAAGCTGCCGCGCTTTTTGAATTTGGTACTAAAGTTCCGGAGTCTGCAACTTACTTAGATGATAATGTTTATTACGGATTATCTATATTCTATGATAATAATAAAGCTAATGTTAAGCCAGATCCTATTGCTTTACAAAAAGCAGATGCTGCATTTGTAAATGTACTTACTGCTTCACCAACTTATCAAGAAGCTTACTTGTATAGAGCAAGAACAAATAGATTACTTGAGAATGACGAAGTGATGACTAAGAACTATGAGGATTATGTTGCGAAAACTACTGAAAAAGGAGATGAAGAACTTGCTAAACCAGCAGTTAAGACTAAATTCATAGAAGCTTACAATAATATTGCAGCTAGTTATGCAAATACAGATAAGGCAAAAGCAATTGAATATTTCAATAAAACTTTAGCATTAGATCCTACAAATGCATATGCAACACAGTCTTTGAATACTTTAAAATAA
- a CDS encoding 7-carboxy-7-deazaguanine synthase QueE yields MLSKEIQLEVNKGAMLPLMEEFYTIQGEGFHTGTAAYFIRIGGCDVGCHWCDVKESWNAELHPPTSVDLIVSNASKSADTVVVTGGEPLTWDMTILTKELKNKNLKVHIETSGAYPLTGTWDWICLSPKKNKLPTQTVYDNAHELKVIIYNKHDFIFAEEQAELVNGNAILFLQPEWSKKEEMTPLIVEYVMNNPKWRVSLQTHKYLNIP; encoded by the coding sequence ATGTTATCAAAAGAAATACAATTAGAAGTAAATAAAGGTGCAATGTTACCCTTGATGGAAGAGTTTTATACGATTCAAGGAGAAGGATTTCATACAGGAACAGCAGCTTATTTTATCCGTATTGGTGGGTGTGATGTTGGTTGCCATTGGTGTGATGTTAAAGAAAGTTGGAATGCAGAATTGCATCCACCAACAAGTGTTGACTTAATTGTGAGTAATGCTAGTAAATCAGCTGATACAGTTGTTGTTACAGGTGGTGAGCCGTTAACATGGGACATGACTATACTGACGAAGGAATTGAAAAATAAAAATTTGAAAGTCCACATTGAAACCTCAGGGGCTTACCCGTTAACAGGAACGTGGGATTGGATCTGCCTTTCACCAAAAAAGAACAAATTACCTACACAAACAGTTTATGATAATGCCCATGAGCTAAAGGTGATCATTTATAATAAGCATGATTTTATTTTTGCCGAAGAACAAGCTGAATTGGTAAATGGGAATGCAATATTATTTCTTCAGCCAGAATGGAGTAAGAAAGAAGAGATGACACCACTTATTGTTGAGTATGTAATGAACAATCCAAAATGGAGAGTATCGCTTCAGACACATAAATATTTGAATATTCCTTAA
- a CDS encoding YfiT family bacillithiol transferase → MENLDLEKLKYPIGKFITPDTYSPDYISIKIEEISTFPERLKKEVINLSDEQLNTAYRPEGWTVRQLIHHCAESHMNCFIRIKWALTEDNPIIKAYHEDLWAELPDNLTMPIQPTLSLLEGLHFRLGYIMKNLSKADLEKTFIHPENNSIVSLKQIIGTYAWHGNHHLAHITGLKKQKGW, encoded by the coding sequence ATGGAAAATTTAGATTTAGAGAAACTAAAATACCCAATTGGAAAATTTATAACACCTGACACGTATTCTCCTGATTATATTTCAATCAAAATCGAAGAGATTTCCACTTTTCCGGAAAGATTAAAAAAGGAAGTCATTAATTTATCCGACGAACAACTTAACACCGCATACCGACCAGAAGGCTGGACTGTAAGACAACTCATTCATCATTGCGCAGAAAGTCATATGAATTGTTTTATAAGAATAAAATGGGCCTTGACTGAAGACAATCCAATAATAAAAGCCTATCACGAAGATCTATGGGCTGAGTTACCTGACAATCTAACAATGCCAATACAACCTACTTTGTCTTTACTAGAAGGTTTACATTTTCGTTTAGGCTACATCATGAAAAACTTATCTAAAGCTGATTTGGAGAAAACTTTTATTCATCCCGAAAACAATTCAATAGTCTCTCTTAAACAGATAATCGGAACTTATGCATGGCATGGAAATCACCATCTGGCTCATATTACTGGTTTAAAGAAACAAAAAGGATGGTAA
- a CDS encoding YkgJ family cysteine cluster protein: MKEILNNLNKLAKDKHIENKKYFDKLKKKQPKNLDYVMQELHDAEFRKTDCLKCANCCKTTGPLFTDADIERISKHLRQKPQQFIEQYLRIDEDKDYVLQSVPCTFLDNENYCMIYDVRPKACREFPHTDRKKFQQISDLTLKNVAMCPAAFNIVEAMKKRLPL, from the coding sequence TTGAAAGAAATTTTAAACAACTTAAATAAGTTGGCCAAAGATAAGCATATCGAAAACAAAAAGTATTTCGATAAGCTTAAAAAGAAACAACCTAAGAATTTAGATTATGTAATGCAGGAATTGCATGATGCTGAATTTAGGAAAACAGATTGCTTAAAATGTGCTAACTGTTGCAAAACAACAGGGCCGTTATTTACGGATGCGGATATCGAGCGTATCTCGAAACATTTACGACAAAAGCCACAACAGTTTATTGAACAATACCTTCGTATAGATGAAGACAAGGATTATGTTTTGCAAAGTGTCCCATGTACTTTCTTAGATAATGAAAACTATTGTATGATTTATGATGTGCGACCTAAAGCATGTCGTGAATTCCCGCATACAGATCGCAAAAAGTTCCAGCAAATTTCTGATTTAACTCTTAAAAATGTTGCAATGTGCCCAGCAGCATTTAATATTGTAGAAGCAATGAAAAAACGCCTGCCTCTATAA
- a CDS encoding ABC transporter permease: protein MNLEYFIAKRLITAKDHKSSISAPIIKIAISAIAIGIIMMLVSVATGIGLQKKIREKVSAFNGQVIISNYDNNQSEVTISPISIKQDFYPKFTSIPEVSHIQAIASKAGIIRTEAAFEGIIFKGVGADYDWNNIKEYLVEGKLPDFTKAINEEVLLSRFLADRLNLKVGDAFNTFFIKEDQNKLPNVRRLKIAGIFNSGFQDFDATYIIGDIRHIQRINKWTPDQVGAFEVFLKDFGSIKTTGDKIYQQTSSTLDTKTIIEKYSYIFDWLELFDFNILVILGIMIIVATINMVVALLVLILERTQMIGILKALGANNWVIRKIFLYNAFYLILRGLFWGNLIGISLLLIQQHFGIIQLNPENYYVNQAPVYLNWGYVLLLNLLTITVCFLVLLIPSYIITKISPVKAIRFD, encoded by the coding sequence TTGAATCTAGAATATTTTATAGCCAAAAGACTCATTACTGCCAAAGATCATAAAAGTAGTATCTCTGCACCAATTATAAAAATTGCAATCTCAGCCATTGCTATTGGAATAATAATGATGTTGGTTTCGGTAGCAACTGGAATTGGATTGCAAAAAAAAATTCGAGAAAAAGTATCAGCTTTTAATGGGCAGGTAATTATTTCCAATTACGACAACAATCAGTCGGAGGTGACAATCAGTCCAATTTCCATAAAACAAGATTTTTATCCTAAGTTTACTTCAATTCCAGAAGTAAGCCATATTCAGGCAATAGCAAGCAAAGCAGGGATAATAAGAACGGAAGCAGCTTTTGAGGGGATTATATTTAAAGGAGTTGGTGCCGATTATGATTGGAATAATATAAAGGAGTATCTAGTTGAAGGAAAGCTTCCAGATTTTACTAAAGCTATTAATGAAGAAGTTTTGTTATCTCGCTTTCTTGCCGACAGACTAAATTTAAAAGTAGGAGATGCGTTCAATACATTCTTTATAAAAGAAGATCAGAATAAATTGCCAAATGTGCGTAGGTTGAAAATTGCAGGAATATTCAATTCAGGATTTCAAGATTTCGATGCTACCTATATAATAGGTGATATTCGCCATATACAGCGTATTAATAAATGGACTCCAGATCAGGTAGGGGCATTTGAGGTTTTCTTGAAAGACTTTGGAAGTATAAAAACAACAGGGGATAAAATTTACCAGCAAACATCATCAACACTTGATACAAAAACCATCATTGAGAAATATAGTTATATTTTTGATTGGTTAGAGCTCTTCGATTTTAATATACTAGTTATCTTAGGTATCATGATTATTGTTGCGACAATAAATATGGTAGTTGCATTGTTGGTTTTAATATTAGAACGTACACAAATGATAGGGATTTTAAAGGCATTAGGTGCTAACAACTGGGTCATTCGTAAAATATTCCTTTATAATGCGTTTTACCTTATATTAAGAGGACTGTTTTGGGGGAACCTTATTGGGATTTCACTTTTGTTAATTCAACAACATTTTGGAATAATCCAACTTAATCCAGAAAACTATTATGTCAATCAAGCACCGGTTTATCTTAACTGGGGATATGTATTATTACTAAACCTGCTAACCATAACAGTTTGTTTTCTGGTGTTATTGATTCCTTCCTATATAATAACGAAGATTTCTCCGGTAAAAGCAATACGATTTGATTAG